A region from the Silene latifolia isolate original U9 population chromosome 7, ASM4854445v1, whole genome shotgun sequence genome encodes:
- the LOC141591921 gene encoding zinc finger CCCH domain-containing protein 58-like translates to MELYGRNQGSEIDHPATQWGETGLEESMWRLGISGQEAYPERPGVSDCVYYMRTGSCGFGSRCRYNHPRDRAAVVVASRLVGGEYPERPGELSCQYYLKTGTCKFGATCKFNHPRNAGGSLTDAPLNYHGLPLRPGEKECSYYLSTGQCKFGRTCKFHHPQPAGMPMPAAAPPFYPTVQPPSLPITEQASGSSTSYRATRPPLVPGSFVPGSYGPMLLSPGVVPMPGWGSYSGSVQPALSPGAQTAGASVYGVTPRHALPGSYPNLPTSIGQSASSVKEFSFPERPGEPECQYYLKTGSCKFGASCRFHHPPDRAAACFLGPLGLPLRPGTQPCTFYMQNGYCKFGTTCKFDHPVGMMNYSPSASSLAEMPISPYLGGSMSAILPSPSPSSMSLRPEYSIPSQSGNGSIGSTSTLTSSISDHRTGGQSTVLLASGH, encoded by the exons ATGGAGTTGTACGGAAGGAATCAAGGGTCTGAGATTGATCATCCTGCAACCCAATGGGGTGAAACTGGACTTGAAG AGTCCATGTGGAGGTTAGGTATATCCGGTCAGGAGGCGTACCCTGAGCGGCCTGGAGTATCTGATTGTGTGTATTATATGCGGACTGGGTCATGTGGGTTCGGTAGTCGTTGCCGTTACAACCATCCTCGTGACCGTGCTGCG GTTGTTGTGGCATCTAGATTAGTTGGAGGAGAATACCCAGAACGTCCAGGCGAACTTTCATGTCAA TACTATTTGAAGACGGGAACTTGTAAATTTGGTGCAACTTGCAAGTTCAATCATCCAAGAAATGCTGGTGGATCGCTAACTGATGCACCCCTAAACTATCACGGTCTCCCGTTACGACCG GGTGAGAAAGAATGCTCCTATTATTTGAGTACGGGGCAGTGCAAATTTGGGAGAACTTGTAAATTCCATCATCCTCAACCAGCTGGCATGCCAATGCCAGCAGCTGCACCTCCATTTTATCCAACAGTGCAGCCTCCTTCTCTTCCTATAACTGAACAAGCTTCCGGGTCGTCTACTAGCTATAGAGCAACAAGGCCTCCTCTTGTACCTGGTTCTTTCGTTCCAGGGTCTTACGGCCCCATGCTTCTTTCTCCAGGGGTTGTTCCCATGCCTGGTTGGGGTTCATACTCA GGGTCTGTACAGCCTGCTTTATCTCCTGGTGCTCAAACTGCTGGAGCTTCGGTATATGGAGTAACCCCTAGACATGCTTTACCAGGATCTTATCCTAATTTACCAACTTCTATAGGGCAGTCTGCGAGTAGTGTTAAAGAATTTAGCTTTCCAGAGAGACCAGGTGAACCTGAGTGTCAATACTACTTGAAAACAGGTAGTTGTAAGTTTGGCGCCTCTTGTAGATTTCATCATCCACCAGACAGAGCTGCAGCTTGTTTCCTTGGTCCACTCGGCCTACCTCTTCGTCCT GGAACCCAACCGTGCACCTTCTATATGCAAAACGGGTATTGCAAATTCGGCACCACATGTAAGTTTGATCATCCAGTTGGTATGATGAACTACAGTCCGTCAGCTTCATCTCTTGCTGAGATGCCGATTTCTCCCTACTTGGGTGGGTCCATGTCAGCTATTTTGCCTTCTCCATCTCCGTCATCCATGTCACTCCGACCAGAGTATTCCATACCGTCACAATCTGGCAACGGCTCTATTGGTTCAACGTCAACACTGACATCTTCCATTAGTGACCATCGGACTGGTGGTCAAAGTACAGTACTATTAGCTTCCGGACATTGA
- the LOC141591922 gene encoding F-box/LRR-repeat protein At2g42730-like: protein MNALVQANLDVRLPLRFDSAGISYAVLSYRIQLSLVRLVSNVQHLSLLGCFVEYIYFGGESKDQLPMFHNLKTLELGWNSCAARWDKTLLEILACSPNLETPSFPEGFFADLAYIQGGVADLENQGWESTEATPLCFQSNLKRIVIQYYYGTTRELNIIKFFLQKASILHELDICLSGINYMFNSSVSSIILFYFLG from the exons ATGAATGCTCTCGTCCAAGCTAATCTGGACGTTAGGTTGCCTTTGCGATTTGACTCTGCTGGGATTTCTTATGCTGTGCTTTCTTATCGGATCCAACTTAGCCTTGTCAGACTCGTGTCTAATGTTCAGCATTTATCTCTGCTTGGTTGTTTTGTCGAG TACATATATTTTGGAGGCGAGTCGAAAGATCAACTGCCCATGTTTCACAATTTAAAAACCTTAGAGTTGGGTTGGAATTCATGTGCTGCGAGATGGGATAAAACGCTATTGGAGATTCTCGCCTGTTCCCCTAACTTAGAAACACCTTCTTTCCCAGAG GGATTCTTCGCGGATCTTGCTTATATTCAAGGAGGGGTAGCTGATTTGGAAAACCAGGGTTGGGAATCAACTGAAGCAACCCCTCTATGTTTCCAGTCTAATCTCAAACGAATCGTGATACAATATTACTATGGGACGACAAGGGAGCTTAACATAATCAAATTTTTCCTGCAAAAGGCATCGATTTTGCACGAGTTGGATATATGCCTTTCGGGCATCAATTACATGTTCAATTCGAGTGTCAGtagtataattttattttattttcttggaTAA
- the LOC141590962 gene encoding F-box/LRR-repeat protein At4g14103-like, with protein sequence MQGDNHGSSMDWNMKKRFTSRPVSKACRTVDRLSSLPDELVSRIVGMLPTKDVAATQVLCKSMRRLAFTCLTSVDLDDSPLSHCQHYPHLPDRFPLFVSFVDHVLNNLSLSGQPLTRYRLHVGGGKRKNSCLFGSCYGPCFPGLQPSRLKTWISYPLAHRGLRELDLSFHVSNPCDCRLPHQLFACHFLEMLKLDSNLKLDGDEFSLISLPNLKRLHLYSFLIVRDDFLTKLVSGCPSLEDLECAYCEWFHSDRLAVCSQSLRRLVLIINKYGHDDDRNSDLVIIDTPNLQYFHYSDNLAIHYSVKNMNALVQANLDVRLPLRFSAGISYAVLSYRIQLSLVRLVSNVQHLSLLGCFVEYIYFGGESKDPLPMFQNLKTLELGWNSSEARWDKTLLEILACSPNLETLTFPEGFLYPVELEEIQEQVADLEDQGCGSSETTPLCLRSNLKRIVIQVYYGTAKELNLIKFLLQKALILQELEIISFSQNYELASTLTELPRASITCSIRLP encoded by the exons ATGCAAGGCGACAACCACG GTAGCAGTATGGATTGGAATATGAAAAAGCGCTTTACAAGTAGACCTGTTTCGAAGGCATGTCGCACTGTCGATAGGTTAAGTAGTTTACCGGATGAATTGGTGAGCAGAATAGTGGGTATGCTCCCAACCAAGGATGTTGCTGCTACGCAAGTATTGTGTAAGAGTATGAGGAGACTTGCCTTCACTTGTCTAACATCTGTAGATTTGGATGATTCCCCTCTATCTCACTGTCAACATTATCCCCATCTACCTGATCGCTTCCCTCTTTTTGTCTCCTTtgtcgatcatgttttgaataATTTATCGCTGTCTGGACAGCCTCTTACCCGGTATAGACTTCATGTGGGTGGGGGCAAACGTAAAAATTCTTGTCTTTTTGGTTCTTGTTATGGACCGTGTTTCCCTGGTTTGCAACCTTCTCGTCTTAAAACATGGATTTCTTATCCGTTGGCTCACCGTGGCCTTAGGGAGCTTGACCTCTCCTTTCACGTAAGCAATCCATGTGATTGTCGGCTTCCTCACCAACTCTTCGCTTGCCATTTCTTGGAAATGTTGAAGCTTGATTCCAATCTCAAACTTGATGGTGATGAATTCTCCCTCATTTCTCTCCCTAACTTAAAACGACTTCACCTCTATTCCTTTCTCATTGTTCGGGATGATTTCCTTACTAAATTAGTTTCCGGTTGTCCTTCCCTTGAAGATCTTGAATGTGCTTATTGTGAGTGGTTCCACTCAGATCGTCTGGCCGTCTGTTCCCAGTCTCTTAGGAGAttggtattaattattaataaatatggaCATGATGACGACAGAAACAGCGACCTTGTGATTATTGATACCCCGAATTTGCAGTATTTTCACTACAGTGACAATCTAGCAATTCACTACTCCGTCAAAAATATGAATGCTCTCGTCCAAGCTAATCTGGACGTTAGGTTGCCTTTGCGATTCTCTGCTGGGATTTCTTATGCTGTGCTTTCTTATCGGATCCAACTTAGCCTTGTCAGACTCGTGTCTAATGTTCAGCATTTATCTCTGCTTGGTTGTTTTGTCGAG TACATATATTTTGGAGGCGAGTCGAAAGATCCACTGCCCATGTTTCAGAATTTAAAAACCTTAGAGTTGGGTTGGAATTCAAGTGAGGCGAGATGGGATAAAACGCTATTGGAGATTCTCGCCTGTTCGCCTAACTTAGAAACACTTACTTTCCCAGAG GGATTCTTATACCCCGTGGAGCTTGAGGAGATTCAAGAACAGGTAGCTGATTTAGAAGACCAGGGTTGCGGATCAAGTGAAACAACCCCTCTATGTCTTCGGTCTAATCTCAAACGAATTGTGATACAAGTTTACTATGGGACAGCAAAGGAGcttaatttaatcaaatttcttCTGCAAAAGGCATTAATTTTACAGGAATTGGAGATTATATCCTTTTCCCAAAACTATGAGCTTGCAAGCACATTGACGGAGTTACCAAGGGCATCAATTACATGTTCAATTCGATTGCCATAG